One window of Campylobacter avium LMG 24591 genomic DNA carries:
- a CDS encoding molybdenum cofactor guanylyltransferase, with product MQEISFLFYFNSLLLKILFMNLYENKAVLLCGGKSSRMQRDKCFLQINKQSLVKYQFDKLSKLFKEVYISTKEDKFEKEFKNLILDEAKFYSPLLALKSVLSFFKDENAYVFICAIDTVNISKHEISRLFENLENSKAIVAKSNYKTHALCGFYHTSLLSLCEDFLQKNKHKMQDFLKACEAKELEFKDDKAFLNLNFYEQYLEFINEN from the coding sequence ATGCAAGAAATCTCGTTTTTATTTTATTTTAATTCACTTTTACTTAAAATCCTCTTTATGAATTTATATGAAAATAAAGCTGTGCTCTTGTGCGGCGGCAAGTCAAGTAGAATGCAAAGGGATAAGTGTTTTTTGCAAATTAACAAACAAAGCTTAGTTAAGTATCAGTTTGATAAGCTTTCAAAGCTTTTTAAGGAAGTTTATATAAGCACAAAAGAGGATAAATTCGAAAAAGAATTTAAAAATTTAATCTTAGATGAGGCGAAATTTTACTCACCCTTGCTTGCACTTAAGTCAGTGCTAAGTTTTTTTAAGGATGAAAATGCTTATGTTTTTATCTGTGCCATTGATACTGTTAATATCTCAAAGCATGAAATTTCAAGGCTTTTTGAAAATTTAGAAAACTCAAAGGCCATAGTAGCAAAAAGCAATTATAAAACTCACGCATTGTGCGGCTTTTATCATACAAGCTTACTTTCTTTGTGCGAGGATTTTTTGCAAAAAAACAAGCACAAAATGCAAGATTTTTTAAAGGCTTGCGAGGCTAAAGAGCTTGAATTTAAGGATGATAAGGCCTTTTTAAATTTAAATTTTTACGAGCAGTATTTAGAGTTTATCAATGAAAATTAA
- a CDS encoding phosphatidate cytidylyltransferase, with product MFDMKRIVAGLVMAGVVILVALINDKLLTFVVLAALLFFAFNEAKTLFKANEASVILALIAFVIAFFTTEVIALSLLLVSLVFGYIAYKKDEDFKQILPYIYPTVPIFALWHLYVNEGMFELFWLIFIVVVCDSFAYFTGKIIGSTPFSKSSASKTVEGVLGGLIFASIFGTIFGWFAYSFLFSLFVSFVVAVFGVMGDLIESYFKRKANVKDSSSLIPGHGGVLDRIDAVIIAALAMVVLV from the coding sequence TTGTTTGATATGAAAAGGATAGTAGCTGGTCTTGTAATGGCCGGTGTTGTAATCTTAGTAGCCCTGATAAATGACAAGCTTTTAACCTTTGTTGTTTTAGCAGCCTTGCTATTTTTTGCTTTTAATGAGGCTAAGACTTTGTTTAAGGCAAATGAAGCTAGTGTTATTTTAGCACTTATAGCCTTTGTGATAGCATTTTTTACTACGGAAGTAATAGCCCTTTCCTTGCTGCTTGTAAGCCTAGTTTTTGGATATATAGCTTACAAAAAAGATGAGGATTTTAAGCAAATTTTACCTTACATCTACCCTACAGTGCCTATTTTTGCACTGTGGCATTTGTATGTAAATGAGGGGATGTTTGAGCTTTTTTGGCTGATATTTATAGTAGTTGTTTGCGATAGCTTTGCATACTTTACAGGCAAGATAATAGGCAGCACGCCATTTTCAAAAAGCAGCGCTTCAAAGACTGTTGAGGGCGTGCTTGGCGGGCTAATCTTTGCTAGTATTTTTGGCACGATTTTTGGCTGGTTTGCTTATAGCTTTTTATTTTCTTTGTTTGTGTCCTTTGTGGTGGCTGTTTTTGGCGTTATGGGGGATTTGATAGAAAGTTATTTCAAAAGAAAAGCAAATGTAAAAGATAGCTCAAGTCTCATCCCAGGACACGGCGGCGTTTTAGATAGGATAGATGCTGTCATAATCGCTGCATTAGCTATGGTAGTGCTTGTATGA
- the tsaD gene encoding tRNA (adenosine(37)-N6)-threonylcarbamoyltransferase complex transferase subunit TsaD gives MKDCILAIESSCDDSSIAIMNKDSFEVIFEAKLSQEKEHSKYGGVVPELAARLHTQLLAEILSKCKTHLDRLCAVAVTNEPGLTVSLIAGITMAKTLALSMNLPLIAVNHLQGHIYSLFLDKEEKFDIAILLVSGGHTMILHVDEKGKNEILASTSDDSFGESFDKVAKMMNLSYPGGPVVESLAKEAREKKLNFTVPLKNTKDLKYSFSGLKNQVRLELLKHENLNKEIKSEIAFAFEEAAIAHIIDKLELVFKQKKFKSFGVVGGASANLKLRLRLEKLCEKYECKLKLAPLKYCSDNAVMIARAACSLFKKSNFVSFKDDILHSKNVNFDFV, from the coding sequence ATGAAAGACTGCATTTTAGCCATAGAAAGTTCTTGCGATGATAGTTCTATTGCCATTATGAATAAAGATAGTTTTGAGGTGATTTTTGAAGCAAAACTATCTCAAGAAAAAGAGCATAGCAAATACGGAGGCGTGGTGCCTGAGCTTGCCGCAAGACTTCACACACAGCTTTTGGCTGAAATTTTATCTAAGTGCAAGACACACCTTGATAGATTATGCGCCGTAGCAGTTACAAACGAACCTGGCTTAACAGTATCTTTAATAGCCGGCATAACAATGGCAAAAACACTGGCTTTGAGCATGAATTTACCGCTAATAGCCGTAAATCACCTGCAAGGACACATCTACTCTTTATTTTTAGACAAAGAGGAAAAATTTGACATTGCTATTTTGCTTGTTAGCGGCGGTCATACGATGATTTTACATGTGGATGAAAAGGGTAAAAATGAAATTCTAGCAAGCACGAGTGATGATAGCTTTGGAGAAAGCTTCGATAAGGTTGCTAAGATGATGAATTTATCTTATCCGGGCGGTCCTGTGGTAGAAAGCTTGGCAAAAGAAGCAAGGGAAAAAAAGCTAAATTTTACCGTGCCTTTAAAAAATACCAAGGATTTAAAATACAGCTTTTCTGGACTTAAAAATCAAGTAAGATTAGAGCTTTTAAAACACGAAAATTTAAACAAAGAAATAAAAAGCGAAATCGCCTTTGCCTTTGAAGAAGCGGCCATAGCACATATCATAGATAAATTAGAACTTGTTTTTAAACAAAAGAAATTCAAAAGCTTTGGCGTTGTTGGCGGAGCAAGTGCAAATTTAAAGCTAAGATTAAGGCTTGAAAAACTATGCGAAAAATATGAGTGCAAGTTAAAACTAGCTCCCTTAAAATACTGCAGCGATAATGCTGTGATGATAGCTAGGGCTGCTTGTTCTTTATTTAAAAAATCTAACTTTGTAAGTTTTAAAGATGATATTTTACATAGCAAAAATGTAAATTTTGATTTTGTTTGA
- a CDS encoding phospholipid:lipid A palmitoyltransferase, with product MHKSLLYFFLCIFCFAKDFNIVDYFHGQFKDIYHNGSHGIIVPLNTWHNRLAYDDEHISRYNEMPWGLGYARLVQNDKEQYGLYAVVFEDSNYHMQSMFGYIHSYFLNDHKIKFSLGYTVGFVQRHEYYYVPIPLPLPVIGINLDRLSIQSAYIPGFKNFGNVAFTYISFRF from the coding sequence TTGCACAAAAGTTTACTGTATTTTTTCCTTTGTATTTTTTGTTTTGCTAAAGATTTTAACATAGTTGATTATTTTCATGGTCAATTTAAAGATATTTATCACAACGGCTCTCATGGCATTATCGTGCCTCTTAATACCTGGCATAATAGGCTTGCTTATGATGATGAGCATATAAGCAGATATAATGAAATGCCTTGGGGGCTTGGTTATGCAAGGCTCGTTCAAAACGATAAAGAACAATACGGACTTTATGCCGTTGTTTTTGAGGATTCAAACTACCATATGCAAAGCATGTTTGGCTATATACACAGCTATTTTTTAAATGACCATAAAATCAAATTCTCACTTGGCTACACCGTTGGCTTTGTTCAAAGGCATGAGTATTATTATGTGCCAATTCCGCTTCCTTTGCCGGTAATAGGTATAAATTTAGACAGATTATCCATACAAAGTGCTTATATACCTGGCTTTAAAAATTTCGGCAATGTCGCCTTTACTTACATAAGCTTTAGATTTTAA
- a CDS encoding M99 family carboxypeptidase catalytic domain-containing protein, which translates to MFFRPFILIFFLLSFTVALDFTVTEKGVSLDDNNTVLIFGGMQGDEPGGFHAASLLISDYNITKGKIIVAPNLAFDSIIKRSRGANGDLNRKFANLSPNDPDYKTVQRIKELILRDEVGMVINLHDGWGFYRPNFMNSMKNPKRWGNSSVIDTHEINASKYNRLDLIAQSAVEAVNSFLVDPKHKYFVKNTRTKELDDSEMLKALTYFAISNNKAAFANEASKNLPVNLRVYYHLLAIEHYLNIAGIEFQRSFELNPEAIKKVINQELYIKLFGDKILYILDKPKPSINYVPTPIYGTLGYETSNEITAIVADNNSFFVQYGNNFQSRLFPEYFEFSYAFDEFEIIVDGKSKVIPFASKVTVSNEFMIPKMSGVRVNVIGFNHSKDESGIVITKDKMLRQYSLDAAGKFFRVEFYELRYADLPQQLFPKNNSKTIDKAPYISDAQFKEALKKDKFLGSILVEFK; encoded by the coding sequence ATGTTTTTTAGGCCTTTTATACTTATATTTTTTCTGCTCTCATTTACAGTAGCTTTGGATTTTACCGTCACTGAAAAAGGCGTGAGCTTAGATGATAATAATACTGTTTTGATTTTTGGTGGTATGCAAGGGGATGAGCCTGGCGGCTTTCATGCGGCTTCCTTGTTAATTAGCGATTACAATATAACAAAGGGTAAGATTATAGTCGCACCAAATTTAGCCTTTGATAGCATTATAAAAAGAAGCAGAGGTGCAAACGGGGACTTAAACCGCAAATTTGCAAACCTTAGCCCAAATGATCCTGATTATAAAACAGTACAAAGGATAAAAGAACTCATCTTAAGAGATGAGGTGGGCATGGTGATAAATCTTCACGATGGCTGGGGTTTTTACAGACCAAATTTCATGAATTCTATGAAAAATCCTAAAAGATGGGGCAACTCAAGCGTAATAGATACTCACGAAATAAATGCAAGTAAATACAACCGCCTTGATTTAATTGCGCAAAGTGCTGTTGAGGCTGTGAATTCTTTTTTAGTAGACCCAAAACATAAATATTTTGTAAAAAACACAAGAACAAAAGAATTAGACGATAGCGAAATGCTAAAAGCTCTTACTTATTTTGCCATCTCAAACAACAAAGCAGCCTTTGCAAACGAAGCATCTAAGAATTTGCCTGTGAATTTAAGAGTGTATTATCATTTGCTTGCCATAGAACACTATCTTAACATAGCTGGCATTGAATTTCAAAGATCTTTTGAGCTAAATCCTGAAGCTATTAAAAAGGTGATAAATCAAGAGCTTTACATAAAGCTTTTTGGAGATAAAATTCTTTATATACTAGATAAGCCAAAGCCTAGTATAAACTACGTTCCAACGCCAATTTATGGAACACTTGGCTATGAAACTAGCAATGAAATCACGGCAATAGTTGCTGATAATAATTCCTTTTTTGTTCAGTATGGAAATAATTTTCAAAGCAGGTTATTTCCTGAGTATTTTGAATTCTCCTATGCCTTTGATGAATTTGAAATAATTGTAGATGGAAAAAGCAAAGTAATACCTTTTGCAAGCAAGGTTACTGTTAGTAATGAGTTTATGATTCCTAAGATGAGCGGGGTTCGCGTAAATGTGATAGGCTTTAACCACTCCAAAGATGAAAGCGGGATTGTAATTACAAAAGACAAGATGTTAAGGCAGTATTCCTTAGATGCTGCGGGTAAGTTTTTTAGAGTGGAATTTTATGAGCTAAGATATGCAGATTTACCTCAGCAATTATTTCCAAAAAACAACAGCAAAACCATAGACAAAGCACCTTATATAAGCGACGCACAGTTTAAAGAAGCTCTTAAAAAGGATAAATTTTTAGGCTCTATCTTGGTAGAATTTAAATGA
- a CDS encoding flagellin translates to MSLRINTNIGALNAHNNMVVNSRQLDASLERLSSGLRINSAKDDASGMAIADQLRSQAATLGQAINNGNDAMSILQTADKAMDEQLKILDTIKTKATQAAQDGQSTKTRNMLQADINRLMEELDNIANTTSFNGKQLLSGGFINQEFQIGVSSNQTIKASIGSTQTNKIGLTRFETGQNVMSSGQVQMTIRNYDGVNDFTFPRVTISTSVGTGLGALAEEINRVADKTGVRASFNVQTAGSTPIKAGVTSEDFTINGVIIGKVEYKDSDGNGALIAAINSKKDTTGVEATRDANGQLLLTSNDGRGIKIEGSIGQGAGIPINMLENYGRLSLVKNDGGDISVSGTGFGFDDDKLVSQASVSLRETKGKLSQKIADAMGFNSFEKIATITIGVSSLTVLNGTGLSVYTELQYTAGSGLSQFVTNQVSMVGHNIDIGPGLGQISNMSLSTKGFSGLANIISSVKFSNVYTVALSQVSTVNGELVVASPQANGLSLISALGVVRTEQRQMQIGFEQTAGVTTLTGAMAVMDVAETAIINLDQVRADIGSVQNQLQVTVNNISVTQVNLKSAESTIRDVDFAAESANFSKNNILAQSGSYALAQANASQQHVLQLLQ, encoded by the coding sequence ATGAGTTTAAGAATCAACACAAACATCGGTGCGCTTAACGCTCATAACAATATGGTGGTAAATTCAAGACAGCTTGACGCTTCGCTTGAAAGACTATCATCAGGTCTTAGGATAAACTCTGCTAAGGATGACGCTTCAGGTATGGCCATAGCTGACCAGCTTCGCTCACAGGCTGCTACTCTAGGACAGGCCATAAACAACGGCAATGACGCTATGTCCATACTTCAAACCGCTGATAAGGCAATGGATGAGCAGCTTAAAATTCTAGATACAATCAAAACAAAGGCCACTCAAGCCGCACAAGACGGACAAAGCACAAAGACAAGAAATATGCTTCAAGCTGACATCAACCGTCTTATGGAAGAGCTTGATAATATCGCAAACACAACATCTTTTAATGGCAAGCAACTTCTAAGCGGTGGTTTTATAAATCAAGAATTCCAAATCGGCGTTAGCTCAAACCAAACCATAAAAGCATCTATTGGCTCAACTCAAACGAACAAAATAGGCCTCACTCGCTTTGAAACAGGACAAAATGTTATGAGTAGCGGTCAAGTTCAAATGACTATAAGAAACTATGACGGGGTTAATGATTTCACTTTCCCAAGAGTTACCATCTCAACTTCAGTTGGAACAGGGCTTGGTGCTTTGGCTGAGGAGATTAACAGAGTGGCTGATAAAACAGGCGTTAGAGCTTCTTTTAATGTGCAAACCGCTGGTTCAACTCCTATCAAGGCTGGGGTTACAAGCGAGGATTTTACCATAAATGGCGTTATCATAGGCAAGGTTGAGTATAAGGACAGCGACGGAAATGGCGCCTTAATAGCTGCGATAAATTCTAAAAAAGATACCACAGGCGTTGAGGCTACAAGGGACGCAAACGGACAGCTTTTGCTTACTTCAAATGACGGTCGTGGTATAAAGATAGAAGGTAGCATTGGCCAAGGTGCTGGAATTCCTATAAATATGCTAGAAAACTATGGTCGTTTATCTTTGGTTAAAAATGACGGGGGCGATATATCTGTAAGCGGAACGGGCTTTGGCTTTGATGATGATAAACTTGTATCTCAAGCTTCAGTTTCACTAAGAGAGACTAAGGGTAAGCTAAGCCAAAAAATAGCCGATGCAATGGGCTTTAACTCCTTTGAAAAGATAGCTACCATAACCATAGGTGTAAGCTCTTTAACAGTGCTAAATGGCACAGGGCTTTCAGTATATACAGAATTACAGTATACAGCTGGTTCTGGGCTTTCGCAATTCGTAACAAATCAAGTTTCTATGGTAGGACATAATATAGACATAGGGCCAGGTCTTGGACAAATATCAAATATGAGCCTTTCAACTAAAGGTTTTTCAGGCTTAGCAAATATCATATCTAGCGTTAAATTCTCAAATGTCTACACAGTTGCACTTTCACAAGTATCAACTGTAAATGGGGAATTAGTAGTTGCTTCACCTCAAGCTAACGGGCTTTCTTTAATCTCTGCTTTGGGCGTAGTAAGAACAGAGCAAAGACAAATGCAAATAGGCTTTGAGCAAACTGCCGGCGTTACGACCCTAACCGGTGCTATGGCTGTTATGGATGTTGCTGAAACTGCCATCATAAACTTAGACCAAGTTAGAGCAGACATTGGTTCGGTGCAAAATCAGCTTCAAGTAACAGTAAATAACATAAGCGTTACTCAAGTAAATCTAAAATCAGCAGAATCAACCATAAGAGACGTTGACTTTGCCGCTGAGAGTGCGAATTTCTCTAAAAACAACATCCTAGCACAAAGTGGCTCTTACGCACTAGCGCAGGCTAATGCTTCTCAACAACATGTCTTACAACTCTTACAGTAA
- the lolA gene encoding LolA-like outer membrane lipoprotein chaperone has protein sequence MRIFLLFFLAFFPLFAFETQFKTFKSEFTQLVSSMNSKITYKGSFYLTPNEAFWSYESPANKQIYIKNKEVVIVEEDLEQVIISKLNKIPNLSIIFKNAKKKSENKYETVYDGVLYDISLENGEVNTVTYKDEFDNVVTISLFNQERNIPLNSNIFNAKFPPHYDVVR, from the coding sequence ATGAGGATTTTTTTACTTTTTTTTCTAGCTTTTTTTCCACTTTTTGCTTTTGAAACTCAGTTTAAGACTTTTAAAAGTGAATTTACGCAGCTTGTGAGTTCTATGAATTCAAAAATAACTTATAAAGGTAGTTTTTATCTAACTCCTAATGAGGCTTTTTGGTCTTATGAAAGCCCTGCTAATAAGCAAATTTATATCAAAAACAAAGAAGTTGTGATAGTTGAGGAGGATTTGGAGCAAGTTATTATTAGCAAGCTTAATAAAATTCCAAATTTAAGCATTATTTTTAAAAACGCTAAGAAAAAATCTGAAAATAAATACGAAACCGTGTATGACGGTGTCTTGTATGATATAAGTTTAGAAAATGGCGAGGTAAACACGGTGACTTATAAGGACGAGTTTGATAATGTAGTTACTATAAGCTTGTTTAATCAAGAAAGAAATATACCCTTAAATTCTAACATCTTTAATGCGAAATTTCCGCCGCATTATGATGTTGTAAGATAA
- a CDS encoding phospholipase A encodes MKIKILFLTLTVALFASDIDFVKLNKDNYLGHNSGTNFLNISTHEINYFLPLSYTFKGKYPSDKRAEAKFQISVKKPLFEDIFGLDERYYFAYTQKAWWQIYKHSAPFRELNYKPEFFISFPTKFENFKILQNIRVGFVHESNGRDDENLLSRSWNKLYASFAFFQGPFMIVPRIYYIIPEASLKDNKDIGHYAGNFDLSLKYLGKNYFGEVLVKNNLNFKDNKASFELNLGFEPFKNGVFLYTQYYYGYVENLLTYKKLTNKLSIGFLIAY; translated from the coding sequence ATGAAAATTAAAATTCTTTTTTTAACACTCACAGTAGCTTTATTTGCTAGTGACATAGACTTTGTAAAGCTTAATAAAGACAATTATTTAGGGCATAATAGCGGCACTAATTTCTTAAACATCAGCACACACGAGATAAATTACTTTTTGCCCCTTTCTTACACCTTTAAAGGCAAATACCCAAGCGATAAAAGAGCCGAGGCTAAATTTCAAATCAGCGTGAAAAAGCCTTTGTTTGAGGATATTTTTGGACTTGATGAGCGGTATTATTTTGCCTACACGCAAAAGGCTTGGTGGCAGATTTACAAGCACTCAGCACCATTTCGAGAGCTTAATTATAAGCCTGAATTTTTCATCTCCTTTCCTACGAAATTTGAAAATTTTAAGATTTTGCAAAACATAAGAGTGGGATTTGTACATGAATCAAACGGCAGAGATGATGAGAATTTGCTCTCTCGTTCTTGGAACAAGCTTTATGCCTCCTTTGCTTTTTTTCAGGGCCCTTTTATGATAGTGCCTAGAATTTATTACATCATTCCTGAAGCAAGCTTAAAAGATAATAAAGACATAGGCCATTACGCTGGGAATTTCGACCTTTCTTTGAAATACCTTGGCAAGAATTATTTTGGCGAAGTGCTTGTAAAAAACAACCTAAATTTCAAAGATAATAAAGCCTCTTTTGAGCTGAATTTAGGCTTTGAGCCCTTTAAAAATGGGGTATTTTTATATACGCAGTATTATTATGGCTATGTTGAGAATTTGCTAACTTATAAAAAACTTACTAATAAGCTATCAATAGGCTTTTTGATAGCTTATTAG
- the dxr gene encoding 1-deoxy-D-xylulose-5-phosphate reductoisomerase produces MILCGSTGSIGLNALFLARKYKLKVSALACGENIKLLNQQIAEFKPSFVCIKNEKDKALVDFDRSRIFSSQEGLIKMLQECNDELVLNAIVGFAGLRVSLEAKRLGKTLALANKESLVVAGKFLKNAKIKAIDSEHAALNVLLKKQKNIKKLIITASGGAFFKHKRKDLKTVKAKDALKHPNWSMGAKITIDSATMANKLFELIEAYHLYDFDKIEAVIEPKSLIHALCEFKDGGVSLYLSKPDMKLAISQAILKKNDKNIIKTLDILKLPCLKFHEISLKKYPLYALRKDLLKNPDLGVIINAANEFFVHKFLKGDCSFLDISNGVYEALERFNSPDIKEIDEVFELNTKVKEFCKNYVF; encoded by the coding sequence ATGATACTATGCGGAAGCACCGGAAGTATAGGTTTAAACGCTCTTTTTTTAGCAAGAAAATACAAGCTTAAGGTAAGTGCCTTAGCTTGTGGAGAAAACATAAAGCTACTAAATCAACAAATAGCTGAATTTAAGCCCTCTTTCGTCTGCATAAAAAATGAAAAAGATAAGGCTCTTGTGGATTTTGATAGGAGTAGAATTTTTAGCTCTCAAGAGGGGCTGATAAAAATGTTACAAGAATGCAATGATGAGCTTGTGCTAAATGCTATCGTTGGTTTTGCTGGCCTTAGAGTAAGCCTGGAAGCTAAAAGGCTTGGAAAAACACTTGCTTTGGCGAATAAAGAAAGCTTGGTAGTTGCTGGTAAGTTCTTAAAAAATGCCAAGATAAAGGCCATAGATAGCGAACACGCTGCCTTAAATGTCTTGCTTAAAAAGCAAAAAAATATCAAAAAACTTATAATCACAGCAAGCGGAGGAGCCTTTTTTAAACACAAAAGAAAAGATTTAAAAACGGTTAAGGCAAAAGACGCACTAAAGCACCCTAATTGGAGTATGGGGGCTAAAATCACCATAGACAGCGCCACAATGGCAAATAAGCTTTTTGAGCTGATAGAGGCTTATCATCTATATGATTTTGACAAAATCGAAGCTGTTATAGAGCCAAAATCCTTAATACACGCCCTATGCGAGTTTAAAGACGGAGGAGTTAGTCTTTACCTTTCTAAGCCTGATATGAAACTTGCCATTTCACAAGCCATACTTAAAAAAAATGATAAAAATATCATCAAAACACTTGACATTTTGAAGCTTCCTTGTTTAAAATTTCACGAAATTAGTTTAAAAAAATACCCACTTTATGCTTTAAGAAAGGACTTGCTTAAAAATCCTGATTTAGGCGTTATAATAAATGCTGCAAATGAATTTTTCGTGCATAAATTTTTAAAAGGGGACTGCTCGTTTTTAGACATATCAAATGGTGTGTATGAGGCTTTAGAGCGTTTTAACTCACCTGATATTAAAGAAATAGACGAAGTTTTTGAACTAAATACTAAAGTAAAGGAATTTTGTAAAAATTATGTTTTTTAG
- a CDS encoding NFACT RNA binding domain-containing protein, whose protein sequence is MKYHSLLKIKDFLKQYKKIFFIKRIDDNLFKIAFEKDFFLLFDLSKNSSGIYTAKLLEKEYKAPFDLMLKKHFSSVNIKDIYVPKNNRILIFKISASKAYKSFELKIYFEFTGRNTNVIMVDENDIVLCALRYVDKSYRVVKTGLKLEPLKEIEIKEKSEEITNFDEYFKSSFENLTKQELLNTKKIKLAKLDKKIKALNTIMQGLEQENELLKRADEHSKRADLLFCNLHEIQNFQRKFSLKDFDGNEVHFELSKNAKESANDFYKLAKKLKQKAKNIHLQRQNLQDKLENLQELQKLIKLAKSKVELEILLPNKEKIDKQNEDRPSVLNFYFNNFKISAGKNERANEYLLKEAKKDDLWFHIKDFPSSHVFIRSNKEKINYDVIEFAANLCVNLSNLQAGSYLVDYTQRKFVKIQQKAFVQYTNYKSLKIAKE, encoded by the coding sequence ATGAAATACCACAGTTTGCTTAAGATTAAGGACTTTTTAAAACAGTATAAAAAGATATTTTTTATAAAAAGAATTGATGATAATCTTTTTAAAATCGCATTTGAAAAGGACTTTTTTTTACTTTTTGATTTAAGCAAAAACAGTAGCGGAATTTACACAGCAAAACTACTAGAAAAAGAGTATAAAGCACCTTTTGATTTAATGCTTAAAAAGCATTTTAGCTCTGTAAATATAAAAGATATTTATGTGCCTAAAAATAACAGAATTTTAATCTTTAAAATAAGCGCAAGCAAAGCTTACAAAAGCTTTGAGCTTAAAATTTACTTTGAATTTACGGGCAGAAATACAAATGTGATTATGGTAGATGAAAACGACATAGTTTTATGCGCACTTCGCTATGTGGATAAGTCTTACAGAGTGGTTAAAACAGGCCTTAAGCTTGAGCCCTTAAAAGAAATAGAGATAAAGGAAAAAAGCGAGGAGATAACAAATTTTGATGAGTATTTTAAGAGTAGTTTTGAAAATTTAACCAAACAAGAGCTTTTAAATACAAAAAAAATAAAACTCGCCAAACTTGATAAAAAAATCAAAGCTTTAAATACTATCATGCAAGGCTTAGAGCAAGAAAATGAGCTTTTAAAAAGAGCTGATGAACATAGCAAAAGGGCTGATTTGTTGTTTTGCAATCTGCACGAAATACAAAATTTTCAAAGAAAATTTAGCCTAAAAGACTTTGATGGGAATGAAGTGCATTTTGAACTTAGCAAAAATGCAAAAGAAAGTGCTAATGACTTTTATAAACTTGCAAAAAAACTTAAACAAAAGGCTAAAAATATACACTTGCAAAGACAAAATTTGCAAGATAAATTAGAAAATTTACAAGAATTACAAAAGCTTATAAAACTTGCAAAAAGCAAGGTAGAGCTTGAAATTTTACTACCAAATAAAGAAAAAATCGACAAACAAAACGAGGACAGGCCTTCGGTCTTAAACTTTTATTTTAATAATTTTAAGATAAGTGCCGGTAAAAACGAAAGGGCAAATGAGTATTTACTAAAAGAGGCGAAAAAAGATGACTTGTGGTTTCATATAAAAGACTTTCCAAGCTCTCATGTTTTTATCCGCTCAAATAAGGAAAAGATTAATTATGATGTGATAGAATTTGCAGCGAATTTATGTGTAAATTTGTCAAATTTGCAAGCTGGTTCGTATTTAGTAGACTACACACAAAGAAAATTTGTTAAAATACAACAAAAGGCTTTTGTGCAGTATACAAACTATAAAAGTTTAAAGATAGCAAAGGAGTGA